One genomic region from Deltaproteobacteria bacterium encodes:
- a CDS encoding TIGR02584 family CRISPR-associated protein codes for MALCRAGASWKADYLWPGAYEGDPVKNILLAVVGLTPQVITEALYALHQEGRAVNAIHIITTRGGKEAIHARLLASGQGAYYRYLKDYDLDPLEIEFGPENVHVLADHHGIEIDDIIGTEENEILLQTCLDHTCRLTASKDTAVYFLIAGGRKTMSACLAVAAQFYGRPQDRVYHVLNFSPIHCSGNI; via the coding sequence ATTGCGTTATGTAGAGCAGGTGCATCTTGGAAAGCAGACTACCTTTGGCCTGGGGCGTATGAAGGTGATCCCGTGAAGAATATCCTTCTCGCGGTGGTGGGTCTTACTCCCCAGGTCATTACTGAGGCATTGTACGCACTGCACCAGGAAGGCCGGGCAGTGAATGCCATCCACATCATCACCACCCGGGGCGGGAAGGAGGCCATCCACGCCCGTCTCCTGGCATCCGGCCAAGGGGCCTATTACCGTTACCTGAAGGACTACGATCTCGATCCTCTGGAAATAGAGTTCGGTCCTGAAAACGTCCATGTCCTTGCCGACCATCACGGCATTGAGATCGACGATATTATAGGCACGGAGGAAAACGAAATTCTCCTCCAGACCTGTCTTGACCATACATGCCGGCTAACTGCATCCAAGGATACGGCTGTCTACTTTCTGATAGCCGGAGGAAGGAAGACCATGAGCGCCTGCCTGGCCGTGGCGGCCCAGTTTTACGGCCGCCCGCAGGATAGGGTGTATCACGTTCTGAATTTTTCACCGATCCATTGTTCCGGCAACATCTGA
- a CDS encoding CRISPR-associated protein Cas6 encodes MKVGNYTFSCLAVSPMVLPRHKGSVIRGALGASLKQISCALRHQRCSTCILREQCIYVSFFERLPPAPGSPKWLNVRPNPFVLEPPDIEIQDLNPDTRFSFNILLFGKANEFLPHLIYAVERMGRRGLGRALDGGERGRFILGAVVHEGRSIYTAEEGCLHQPGDLTELVSPDLSGGYPSSAFAEVSVRLCTPLRLKSGNKFRDQLPFSSLVRAALRRISSLEATYGEGEPDLPYRELAAMAESVKIVGKDLRWQDWHRYSSRQKASMRLGGMVGTVCYEGEKLEVFMPLLRYVEQVHLGKQTTFGLGRMKVIP; translated from the coding sequence GAAAGTCGGTAATTACACCTTTTCATGCCTGGCGGTTTCACCCATGGTGCTGCCTCGCCATAAGGGCTCTGTAATCCGGGGGGCACTCGGGGCCTCGCTGAAACAGATATCCTGTGCATTAAGACATCAACGCTGCAGCACATGCATTCTCCGGGAACAATGCATATACGTCAGTTTCTTTGAAAGGCTTCCACCTGCGCCAGGCAGTCCCAAGTGGCTGAACGTGCGCCCCAATCCCTTTGTACTCGAACCACCTGATATTGAAATACAGGATCTTAATCCTGATACCAGGTTCAGTTTTAATATCCTCTTGTTCGGAAAGGCAAACGAGTTTTTGCCCCATCTGATCTATGCCGTAGAACGAATGGGCCGGCGTGGACTCGGCAGGGCCTTGGATGGTGGTGAACGGGGGCGCTTTATCCTGGGTGCCGTTGTCCATGAAGGCCGGAGCATCTATACGGCTGAGGAAGGATGCCTCCATCAGCCTGGGGACTTGACAGAGCTTGTATCGCCGGATCTGTCGGGTGGTTACCCATCTTCGGCCTTTGCAGAGGTTTCTGTCCGCCTGTGTACCCCCCTTCGCCTGAAATCGGGCAATAAGTTCCGGGATCAATTGCCCTTTTCCAGCCTGGTCAGGGCGGCCCTCCGCCGGATCTCCTCTCTTGAGGCAACGTATGGAGAAGGCGAGCCGGACCTTCCCTACCGGGAGCTTGCGGCCATGGCAGAGTCAGTGAAGATCGTAGGTAAGGACCTCCGTTGGCAGGATTGGCACAGATACTCCAGCCGCCAGAAGGCATCCATGCGTCTGGGTGGTATGGTTGGCACAGTATGCTATGAGGGTGAAAAGCTGGAAGTCTTTATGCCCCTATTGCGTTATGTAGAGCAGGTGCATCTTGGAAAGCAGACTACCTTTGGCCTGGGGCGTATGAAGGTGATCCCGTGA